The Deltaproteobacteria bacterium genome contains a region encoding:
- a CDS encoding molybdopterin adenylyltransferase: MEQRVRVGIVTVSDRASRGEYEDKGGPAIQAWLSNVLQTPWEAVARLVPDEQPEIEATLRALCDQEHCCLVVTTGGTGPAPRDITPDATANVCPRLLDGFAELMRSASLKVTPTAILSRQIAGVRGRTLIVNLPGNPPAIADCLGAIFPAIPYCIDLIGGPYLETHESVIKAHRPKHAQRPSGA, encoded by the coding sequence ATGGAACAACGCGTACGTGTCGGTATTGTCACCGTGTCAGACCGTGCCAGTCGGGGGGAGTACGAAGACAAAGGTGGGCCCGCCATTCAGGCATGGCTCAGCAACGTGCTGCAAACGCCCTGGGAAGCAGTTGCGCGACTGGTTCCCGATGAACAGCCAGAGATTGAAGCGACGCTGCGTGCGCTCTGCGATCAGGAACATTGTTGTCTGGTGGTCACCACCGGCGGCACTGGTCCGGCTCCGCGTGACATCACACCCGATGCCACCGCCAATGTGTGCCCCCGCCTCCTTGATGGCTTTGCCGAGTTGATGCGGAGTGCATCACTCAAAGTTACTCCGACCGCCATTCTCTCTCGGCAGATTGCTGGCGTGCGTGGTCGTACGCTCATTGTGAACCTTCCCGGAAATCCGCCAGCCATCGCCGATTGTTTGGGTGCCATATTCCCTGCCATCCCCTATTGCATCGACCTCATTGGCGGTCCCTATCTAGAAACTCACGAGTCCGTCATCAAAGCCCATCGTCCAAAGCACGCCCAACGGCCCAGCGGAGCATGA